In Asterias rubens chromosome 10, eAstRub1.3, whole genome shotgun sequence, the following proteins share a genomic window:
- the LOC117296050 gene encoding glycosyltransferase-like domain-containing protein 1 isoform X1, which translates to MEMKQEMDCPEEEENGHRALIIEPFYGGSHKQLIDVLMERVPSCVKYTLPAKKWHWKARTSALHFAQIVPRNQSYKVLFASSVLNLAELVALRADLAGVHKVLYFHENQLIYPIRKQQDRDFQFGYNQIISCLVADTVLFNSRYNMESFLSSIESFLGVIPVPDYRLKGTASQIRPKCRVLYFPLELPSLENLSCNHVGGCRQSSVLGSNDSKIGEDPTRASDSSSSGRLSEDCLRTGEMVSHDAGSGDDESKTQSSRDDLENVSLKLLDKSSQAGMDGSEGKDGDSHSKEANEQTGDCNRHVSPGEGCPDLKSTSQHPLHILWAHRWEHDKNPDLFFHTVMKLHDLGLDFRLSVLGEKFSEVPDVFSETQPKLMDHIINWGYLPSKVEYYKVLLAADVAVSTANHEFFGVAMLEAVHCGCYPLCPNRLVYPEIFPQEYLYSTPQQLFKRLREFCRHPHLIRKHILKCDISKFSWEKLRCDYLSLLDPTSLINREETPHSEVATAAIPSEAAQVSSLSLS; encoded by the exons ATGGAG ATGAAGCAGGAGATGGACTGTCCTGAAGAAGAAGAGAATGGCCACAGAGCGTTAATTATCGAACCATTCTACGGAGGATCGCACAAACAGTTGATCGATGTACTGATGGAGAGGGTGCCCTCCTGCGTGAAGTATACACTGCCTGCCAAGAAATGGCACTGGAAGGCGAGGACGTCTGCTCTCCATTTTGCGCAGATTGTGCCGAGAAATCAATCTTATAA GGTTCTTTTTGCAAGTAGCGTCTTGAATCTTGCCGAGTTGGTGGCCCTTAGGGCGGATCTTGCCGGTGTTCATAAAGTCTTGTACTTCCATGAGAATCAGCTGATTTATCCCATCAGGAAACAACAGGATCGGGACTTCCAGTTTGGCTACAATCAGATCATATCATG TCTTGTTGCAGACACGGTTCTCTTCAATTCTCGCTACAACATGGAATCCTTCTTATCATCCATTGAATCCTTCCTTGGTGTGATCCCGGTACCAGACTATAGGTTAAAGGGCACTGCTTCCCAGATCCGACCCAAGTGCAGAGTCTTGTACTTTCCTCTTGAGCTACCAAGTTTGGAGAATCTTTCTTGTAATCACGTTGGAGGATGTAGACAAAGTTCAGTCCTCGGCTCGAATGATTCAAAGATTGGTGAGGACCCAACTAGGGCCAGCGATTCCTCCTCATCTGGAAGACTCTCCGAAGATTGTCTAAGAACTGGCGAGATGGTAAGCCATGATGCAGGGTCTGGCGACGACGAGTCTAAGACACAATCTTCAAGGGATGATTTAGAAAATGTCTCACTGAAGTTGCTTGATAAGAGTAGTCAGGCTGGAATGGATGGCTCCGAGGGCAAAGATGGAGACAGTCACTCTAAGGAGGCGAATGAGCAAACTGGTGACTGCAATCGTCATGTATCACCAGGAGAGGGATGTCCTGATCTGAAGTCGACGTCTCAGCATCCTCTTCACATACTATGGGCTCACAGATG GGAACACGACAAAAACCCTGACCTATTTTTCCACACCGTGATGAAACTCCACGACTTGGGCCTGGATTTCAGACTCTCCGTGCTGGGAGAAAAATTCTCTGAAGTACCCG ACGTCTTTAGTGAAACTCAGCCCAAGCTCATGGACCACATCATCAACTGGGGTTATCTCCCCAGCAAGGTGGAGTATTACAAAGTGCTACTGGCTGCTGATGTTGCTGTGTCGACGGCAAACCACGAGTTCTTTGGAGTTGCAAT GTTGGAAGCAGTGCATTGTGGGTGCTATCCACTCTGCCCGAATCGACTAGTGTACCCAGAAATATTTCCAC AGGAATACCTGTACTCTACACCACAACAGCTGTTCAAAAGACTGAGGGAGTTTTGTAGACACCCTCATCTTATAAGAAAACATATTCTCAAG TGCGATATCTCAAAGTTTAGCTGGGAGAAATTAAGATGCGATTACCTGTCACTATTGGACCCAACGTCATTGATCAACCGAGAAGAAACTCCCCACAGTGAAGTGGCAACAGCGGCTATCCCCTCCGAAGCAGCTCAAGTTTCATCTCTATCACTCAGCTGA
- the LOC117296050 gene encoding glycosyltransferase-like domain-containing protein 1 isoform X2 — MKQEMDCPEEEENGHRALIIEPFYGGSHKQLIDVLMERVPSCVKYTLPAKKWHWKARTSALHFAQIVPRNQSYKVLFASSVLNLAELVALRADLAGVHKVLYFHENQLIYPIRKQQDRDFQFGYNQIISCLVADTVLFNSRYNMESFLSSIESFLGVIPVPDYRLKGTASQIRPKCRVLYFPLELPSLENLSCNHVGGCRQSSVLGSNDSKIGEDPTRASDSSSSGRLSEDCLRTGEMVSHDAGSGDDESKTQSSRDDLENVSLKLLDKSSQAGMDGSEGKDGDSHSKEANEQTGDCNRHVSPGEGCPDLKSTSQHPLHILWAHRWEHDKNPDLFFHTVMKLHDLGLDFRLSVLGEKFSEVPDVFSETQPKLMDHIINWGYLPSKVEYYKVLLAADVAVSTANHEFFGVAMLEAVHCGCYPLCPNRLVYPEIFPQEYLYSTPQQLFKRLREFCRHPHLIRKHILKCDISKFSWEKLRCDYLSLLDPTSLINREETPHSEVATAAIPSEAAQVSSLSLS, encoded by the exons ATGAAGCAGGAGATGGACTGTCCTGAAGAAGAAGAGAATGGCCACAGAGCGTTAATTATCGAACCATTCTACGGAGGATCGCACAAACAGTTGATCGATGTACTGATGGAGAGGGTGCCCTCCTGCGTGAAGTATACACTGCCTGCCAAGAAATGGCACTGGAAGGCGAGGACGTCTGCTCTCCATTTTGCGCAGATTGTGCCGAGAAATCAATCTTATAA GGTTCTTTTTGCAAGTAGCGTCTTGAATCTTGCCGAGTTGGTGGCCCTTAGGGCGGATCTTGCCGGTGTTCATAAAGTCTTGTACTTCCATGAGAATCAGCTGATTTATCCCATCAGGAAACAACAGGATCGGGACTTCCAGTTTGGCTACAATCAGATCATATCATG TCTTGTTGCAGACACGGTTCTCTTCAATTCTCGCTACAACATGGAATCCTTCTTATCATCCATTGAATCCTTCCTTGGTGTGATCCCGGTACCAGACTATAGGTTAAAGGGCACTGCTTCCCAGATCCGACCCAAGTGCAGAGTCTTGTACTTTCCTCTTGAGCTACCAAGTTTGGAGAATCTTTCTTGTAATCACGTTGGAGGATGTAGACAAAGTTCAGTCCTCGGCTCGAATGATTCAAAGATTGGTGAGGACCCAACTAGGGCCAGCGATTCCTCCTCATCTGGAAGACTCTCCGAAGATTGTCTAAGAACTGGCGAGATGGTAAGCCATGATGCAGGGTCTGGCGACGACGAGTCTAAGACACAATCTTCAAGGGATGATTTAGAAAATGTCTCACTGAAGTTGCTTGATAAGAGTAGTCAGGCTGGAATGGATGGCTCCGAGGGCAAAGATGGAGACAGTCACTCTAAGGAGGCGAATGAGCAAACTGGTGACTGCAATCGTCATGTATCACCAGGAGAGGGATGTCCTGATCTGAAGTCGACGTCTCAGCATCCTCTTCACATACTATGGGCTCACAGATG GGAACACGACAAAAACCCTGACCTATTTTTCCACACCGTGATGAAACTCCACGACTTGGGCCTGGATTTCAGACTCTCCGTGCTGGGAGAAAAATTCTCTGAAGTACCCG ACGTCTTTAGTGAAACTCAGCCCAAGCTCATGGACCACATCATCAACTGGGGTTATCTCCCCAGCAAGGTGGAGTATTACAAAGTGCTACTGGCTGCTGATGTTGCTGTGTCGACGGCAAACCACGAGTTCTTTGGAGTTGCAAT GTTGGAAGCAGTGCATTGTGGGTGCTATCCACTCTGCCCGAATCGACTAGTGTACCCAGAAATATTTCCAC AGGAATACCTGTACTCTACACCACAACAGCTGTTCAAAAGACTGAGGGAGTTTTGTAGACACCCTCATCTTATAAGAAAACATATTCTCAAG TGCGATATCTCAAAGTTTAGCTGGGAGAAATTAAGATGCGATTACCTGTCACTATTGGACCCAACGTCATTGATCAACCGAGAAGAAACTCCCCACAGTGAAGTGGCAACAGCGGCTATCCCCTCCGAAGCAGCTCAAGTTTCATCTCTATCACTCAGCTGA